The Zhihengliuella sp. ISTPL4 genomic interval GTCCTTCCTCGTGCTCCGTGCCCACACGGCTCGCACCCTCACCTCGCGACGCTCCTCCGCCTCCCTCACCCTCCGCGCGTTCTGGCCGGCCGCGGCGATCGGCGCGGCCCAGGGTCTGCTCGTCTCGCTCATCGTGCAGATCGTGGCCGACTACGACGTCGCGGAGTGGTGGGCCTTCGCGGGAACCGCCGTCCTCGCCGGGGTGGTGTTCGCGGCCGTGAACCAGGCCCTCGTGGCGGTGTTCGGCGGCGTCGGACGCTGGATCGCCGCACTGATCGGTGTCATCGCCGTGGCGACGGGACTCATCTCGACCGTGCCCGACTGGCTCGCGAGCATCGGGGCCGCCCTCCCGACCGCACCGGCCTTCGCGGGTCTCGTGGAGGCGAGCGGGGCCGCCGTCGCCGCCCTCGTCGTCTGGGGCGTGCTCTCGCTCGTCGCCACGACGGTGGTCGTCGCGGTCCGCCGCACGACCACGGCCCGTGCCGTCGTCACCGCCTGACCCCGGGCACAGCTGCGGAGATCACGCACGACACGCCGCCGGGCACCCCGCTCCGGCGGCGTGTCGTGTGGCGACCTCCGAAACAGTGCACGGACACGACGACCACACCCCGTACCCTCGTGCCATGCGCCGACCGTTCATGGACACCCCGGACCAGCTCGCGAGCCTCGAAGGACAGCAGTATCTCGTGCTCCGGCCGACCGGGGCCGTCGCCGCGGCATACCGGGCCATCCAGGAGGCTGCGCTCGGTCGTCTGGACACGCCGCTCCGGCATCCGCACACGGAGCACGTGACGCTTCGAGGCTTTTTCGAGCCCGAGCGTCGGGAGGAGCTGCGGGCCGTGATCCGGGCCTGGGCCGCGAAACAGGGTCCTCTCGAACTCACCGCCGACGCCGTGGACGTCTTCCCCGCGCCGTGGCAGATCGTGATCCTGCGCCTCGCCCGCACGCCCGCCCTCGTGCACGCGTACGCCTCGCTGACGGAGGTGCTCCGGCCGACGGACTTCCGCCGCCTCGACGAGCTCTCCGTCGAGGACTGGACCTTCCACCTCTCGGTGCTCTACGGCAAGCCGCTGGATGCCGAGACCTGGCAGCAGCTCGCCGCCACCGAGGTCCGTCCGCTCCTCCCCGCGCCGACGGAGGTCGTCACCGAGGCCGAGTTCGTCTGGTACGAGGGCGGCGTCGAGCACGCCGAGGTCATCACCCTCGGCGGCTGACGCTCCGTCTCGGCGGGCTCAGCTCAGGCCGGAGTAGGCGTGCAGACCCTTGAAGAAGACGTTGACGATGGTGAAGTTGAAGATCACCGCGGTGAAGCCGACGATCGAGAGCCAGGCGGAGGGGTTGCCGCGCCAGCCGCGGGTCGCCCTGGCGTGGATGTACCCGGCGTAGAGAACCCAGATCACGAAGGTCCAGGTCTCCTTCACGTCGAAGCCCCAGAAGCGGCTCCACGCGTAGTACGCCCAGATGGACCCGGCGATGAGCGTGAACGTCCAGAGGATGAACCCGATGATCGTGAACAGGTACGCCAGGCTCTCCAGGCGCTCCGCAGGCGGGAAGGTGCGCAGGAACCCGGGGCCGGTCTTCGCCGCCCCCTCGCCGAGCAGCCGCTCGCGTCGCGCCTGCATGAGCTGGATCACCGAGAGCGCGAACGCGAGGGCGAAGAACGCCGTCGCGAGCGAGGCGACGAACACGTGGATGATGAGCCACACGCTCTTCAGCGGGTCCATCAGCGGCGAGACCTCGACGTAGAAGTTCGTCGCGCCCAGCCCGAGCAGAACGACGACGAGGCCCGTGATGAACGTGCCGAGGAAGCGCAGGTCGAGGCGGGTGAGCACCACGAGGTAGACGGCGATGATGAGCAGCGTGCCGACCATGCCGAACTCGTACAGGTTCGCCCACGGCACCCGACCGGCCGCGATGCCGCGCGTCACAGTGGCGGCGAGGTGGAACACGAAGCCGAGCACGGTGAGGGAGGTACCGATTCGCGCCATGACGAAGCGCTGCGGCTTCGGAGCTCCGGGCGCATCGACGGGCGCGGAGGCGGAGACGCTCCCGGCTCGACCGGCGGCCACGAGCTCGCCCTCGCGGACCGTGTGGGCGTCGGCGGTCGCCTGCGAGCGACGCGCGAGATCGAAGGCGTAGGCCACGAAGGCCGCCGCGTAGATCGCGATCGCCGTCCACAGCAGGATCGGCGAGATCACGTTGAGCTCGAGCATGATGTCAGTCTACTTTCGGGGTGCCGGGGCCGCGGGGTCCGCGGCGTCCGCGGCATCCTCGTCGGCGTCTTCAGGGGTGCGGGCGGTCGTGCCGCCCGCGGCGTCGAGGAGCCGGGCGTGGCCGGCACGAAGGTCGTCCACGGCGCGGGCCAGCGTGGGGTCTTCCCCTCGGGCCAGGGCCGCGTACTCGAGGTCGATCGCGCCGTCGGCCGCTGTCGCCTTCACCCACACGCGCCGGCGCGGCACGAACAGGGCGAGCATGAGGCCGCCGAGGGCCAGCAGCGCGAAGCCGAGGACGAACACCCCGGACTCGTCACGGTGGATCTGCAGGGAGGCGAAGCGCTTCACGGACTGCGAGGCGTCGGTGGCCCCCTCCGGCGACTCGTCGTCGAAGGTCACCGAGCCCAGGCCGTTCGGCAGCTGCGCGGTCTCCCCGGGGGACAGCTCGATGGATTCCACGTCGGTGCTGCGTCCCGTGAGCTTCGTCATGTCGGAGGTGTCGAGCACGTACACCGAGCGCGGCACACCGTCGTTGATGCCGAGGTCGCCCGTGTAGACATCGAGCGTGAGCGTCGGGTTCGTCAGGTCGGGGTACGCGGAGAAGAAGGCTCCGGTGTCGAGCACGCCCGTGGTCGGATAGAAGAAACCGACGAGGCCCACCTGCTCGGCGAGGCCGTCCGGCACCTTGAGCACGCCGAGGGAGGTCATGTTGTTGTCCTGCGGGAGGAACGGCGTGCTGTTGCGGAACACCACGTTGCCCTCGGGATCCCGCACGGTGACCGTCGGCGCGTAGCCGTTGCCGAGCAGGAACACGTCGTCGTCGGCCACGCTCAACGGCTCGTTCACCTTGACGGCGCCCTCGCGCTCCTCGCCGTTCTCCTGGATGGTCATGTTGGCGGAGAAGTTCCCTGCCTGGCCGGAGCCGGGCTCACCGAACGGCTGATAGGTCACGTCGAACGAGTCGAGCCGCATCGAGTACGGCGCGAAGGCGTCGTCCCCGACGAAGCGGCCGCGGTTCATGGAGTCGTAGTCGAGCAGCGTGTTGGCGAAGGTCTCCCCTTCGACGAGGACGCGCTGGCCCGTGTACGCGAAACCGCCGCCGACGCCGATCGTGACGAGCACGCCGACGAGGGCGAGGTGGAAGAGCAGGTTTCCTGTCTCCCGCCAGTACCCGCGCTCGGCCGACACGGAGTACGTGCGGCCGCGGTCGTAGCGCTCCACGCGATACCCGAGCGCCTTGAGCTGCTTCGTGGCGACGTCGATCGAGGCGGCGGCTTCCGCGTCGGCGTCGCCGGTGCGCGTCCCGGTCTCGGCGACCGTGTC includes:
- a CDS encoding 2'-5' RNA ligase family protein, whose translation is MRRPFMDTPDQLASLEGQQYLVLRPTGAVAAAYRAIQEAALGRLDTPLRHPHTEHVTLRGFFEPERREELRAVIRAWAAKQGPLELTADAVDVFPAPWQIVILRLARTPALVHAYASLTEVLRPTDFRRLDELSVEDWTFHLSVLYGKPLDAETWQQLAATEVRPLLPAPTEVVTEAEFVWYEGGVEHAEVITLGG
- the ccsB gene encoding c-type cytochrome biogenesis protein CcsB, giving the protein MLELNVISPILLWTAIAIYAAAFVAYAFDLARRSQATADAHTVREGELVAAGRAGSVSASAPVDAPGAPKPQRFVMARIGTSLTVLGFVFHLAATVTRGIAAGRVPWANLYEFGMVGTLLIIAVYLVVLTRLDLRFLGTFITGLVVVLLGLGATNFYVEVSPLMDPLKSVWLIIHVFVASLATAFFALAFALSVIQLMQARRERLLGEGAAKTGPGFLRTFPPAERLESLAYLFTIIGFILWTFTLIAGSIWAYYAWSRFWGFDVKETWTFVIWVLYAGYIHARATRGWRGNPSAWLSIVGFTAVIFNFTIVNVFFKGLHAYSGLS
- a CDS encoding cytochrome c biogenesis protein ResB, coding for MTKNKGAVTNDSSDPLRPSDHVDGDDTITQPRLGFVGWLRWGWRQLTSMRTALVLLLVLAIAAIPGSIFPQRMADPNGVTQWERDNPDLFPVLDALKLFDVYLSPWFSAIYLLLFTSLVGCVIPRIKHHAKALQARPPRTPARLRRLEDYRAVTRDTVAETGTRTGDADAEAAASIDVATKQLKALGYRVERYDRGRTYSVSAERGYWRETGNLLFHLALVGVLVTIGVGGGFAYTGQRVLVEGETFANTLLDYDSMNRGRFVGDDAFAPYSMRLDSFDVTYQPFGEPGSGQAGNFSANMTIQENGEEREGAVKVNEPLSVADDDVFLLGNGYAPTVTVRDPEGNVVFRNSTPFLPQDNNMTSLGVLKVPDGLAEQVGLVGFFYPTTGVLDTGAFFSAYPDLTNPTLTLDVYTGDLGINDGVPRSVYVLDTSDMTKLTGRSTDVESIELSPGETAQLPNGLGSVTFDDESPEGATDASQSVKRFASLQIHRDESGVFVLGFALLALGGLMLALFVPRRRVWVKATAADGAIDLEYAALARGEDPTLARAVDDLRAGHARLLDAAGGTTARTPEDADEDAADAADPAAPAPRK